Sequence from the Aquimarina sp. Aq107 genome:
TTGTACTTGAAGTCGTCTTGCAAAAACATCAACTATTCTAGGTAATTTACTTAACCCGACTATATGCCCATTAGGAATATATGCTATATGAGCTTTACCAAAAAATGGCAGCATATGATGCTCACACAAAGAATATAACTCTATATCCTTTACAATCACCATATCGTCATAATCTTCTTTAAACATGGCACTTTTTAATATCTCTTCAGGATTCTGATGATATCCTTGAGTCAAAAATTGCATGGCTTTTGCCGCTCTCTCTGGAGTCTTAACAATCCCTTCCCTACTTACATCTTCTCCTAAATCAGTAATAATTGACTTAAACTTATCTTTTACATGATCTGTAACCTGGATATTATATTCTTCAAACTTATTGTATGGCATTATGCGTATATTAATTCTAAATTTCCTTTTTCAACTTACTCTTAAAAGTATGCTGCAATTTACTTAGTTTTGGGTTAATCACAAACTGACAGTACCCTTGTTTACTATTTTGATTATAATAATCTTGATGATAATCTTCTGCATTATAAAAAGGACCTAAAGCAGTTACTTCAGTTACAATCGGGTTATCAAAAACACCTTCCGAATTTAGCTTTTCAATCATTGAATGAGCCAATTCTTTTTGATTTTCATTATTGTAAAATATAGCGCTTCTGTATTGAGTCCCTCTATCCGCTCCTTGCCTATTTAATGTAGTAGGGTCATGAGTAGCAAAAAAGATTTCTAACAATTCATTATAATTTATGGTCTCAGAATCATACTCAATCATTATTGCCTCAGCATGTCCTGTTTTTCCCGTGGTTATTTCCCTGTATGCTGGATTCTTTATAGATCCTCCTGTATATCCAGAAATAACACGATAAACCCCTTCCAATCTTTGAAAAACCGCTTCTGTACACCAAAAGCATCCTCCTGCAAAAACCGCAATATTCAAGTTATTTTTTATCATATTATTATTAAAACGTATTTTTTTTAACGAATGTACATAGATAGAGAAGCTTACTAACGCTTTTTAACTTTTCATTAGTACGCCGTTAAGATGTAAATCCTAGTTTTGCAATTGAGTCGAGAAAGTAAGGATTTTTTTACAAAACATGAATAGAAAATTACGCCCTATCCTTAGTATGTTGTTCATACTATACACTGTTATTTTATTTGGTCAAGAAAAAAAACAAATTACAGCACACAGAATATCTACTTCACCTAAGATAGATGGTATTCTAGATGATCAGGTATGGTTAGATATTACTCCATCTGGTAATTTTAATATGTGGCAACCCGGTAATGAAGGGACGATCCCAGAAAATCTTAGAACAGAAGTAAAAATGGCATATGATGATAAAGCAGTATATTTTGCCGCTTATCTTTATGATGATCAACCTGATAAAATACTAAAACAATTTAGTCAACGAGATAATGTTTTCGCTCAAGCAGATTTCTTTAATATATCCATGAACACATACAACGATGGAATTAATGAAACACGTTTTTTTATTACTAGTGCTGGAACAATAGGAGATGCCAGAGCTGATCAATTCAATGAAGATTTTAGTTACAATGTAGTATTTGATGCAAAAATATCCTTTGATGAAAAGGGATGGTATGCAGAATTTAAAATACCATATAACGCTTTACGTTTTCCGGAAATACCTGTCCAAGATTGGAGCATTAACTTTTTTAGACGCCTACAGAATAGAAATGAGACTCACTCCTGGAATTTTGTAGATAACGAAGTAGGACAACGCACGCAATATAATGGAATTGTAAATGGTGTTAAAGATATAAATCCACCTGTAAGACTTACTTTTTTCCCATTTGTACAAGGATTAGCAACTACATCTGATGGAGAAACGGAAACAGATTTTAGTGCAGGGTTAGATGTTAAATATGGATTAAGTGATAGCTTTACTCTAGATGCAACTTTAATTCCAGACTTTGGACAAGCCGCTTTTGATGAAGTTCGGCTTAATTTAGGTCCTTTCGAACAAACATTCGGAGAAAATAGACAATTTTTTACTGAGGGCACTGAGCTTTTCAATAAGGGGAATATCTTCTTTTCAAGACGAGTAGGTAATGGTCCAACTGCTTATGTATCTGATGAAGATTTATTAGAAAATGAAATCGCAGAAGATGCCCCTACTAAGGTAAATCTGCTAAATGCGCTTAAAATCTCAGGAAGAACTAAAGGAAATTTAGGGATCGGTTTTTTTAATGCAATTACTGAAAAAACCGAAGTTCGTATTACCGATACCATTACAGGAAATCAAAGAAAAAAAGTAGTTGAACCTTTAGCCAACTATAATATTTTTGTATTAGATCAACAATTTAATAACAACTCTTCTATTTCATTAATTAATACTAATGTTACCCGAAACGGAAGTGATTTTAGAGATGCCAACGTTACTGGTTTGGTATGGAACTTAGCTAACAAAACCAATTCTTATCGATTAACTGGGCGCTCTATAGTAAGTCAAGTAAATCTTCCTGGTGACAATATTGGTGGTTTTAGATCAGAGCTTGATTTTGATCGTATTAAAGGGAAATGGAGATATGGATTTGGACACGATCTAGCTAATACCACTTTTGATATAAATGATTTAGGAGTAAATTTTAGAAATAATTTCAATAGCTTCCGAGTTAGTACTTCTTACCAGATTTTCGAACCTACTAAACTATTCAATAACTACAGAATTAATCTTTTCGCAAGACATCGTAGATTATATGATCCTAGTGTTCAAACTTCCAATTCCCTTGGTGTCGATTGGTTTTTTGTTACTAGAGAACGTTTTGCTTTTGGAGGTTTTACTATTTATGATTCTGATACTGATGATTACTTCGAACCTAGAGTAGATGGCAGATTTGTTACATTCAGTGAAAACCTTGGTGTAAATCTATGGGTGTCTTCAGATTATCGTAAAAAATTCGCTTATGATATTCGACTATTTCATCGTAATTGGTTTGAAGATGATCAACAAACCTACAGCATGAATCTTTCTCCTAGGTATCGATTCTCCGATAAACTCTTAGTTATTTGGACTACGGACTACTCTATTAGAAAACGCAATTTCGGATATATTGACAATGATGATACGGATGTTTTCTTAGGGCAAAGGGATATTACTACAATAGAAAACTCCCTTAGTGCTAGTTATAATTTTGATCCTTATAAAGCAATTAATCTTCGTTTTAGAAATTTTTGGAGTACAGCTGATTACTCTGAAAATATTTTTTACACGCTTAATAATGATGGTTCGCGAACACAAACAGATTATGACACTACAGAAAATGATCCTAATACCAATTTTAATATCTGGAATTTAG
This genomic interval carries:
- the folE gene encoding GTP cyclohydrolase I FolE; the encoded protein is MPYNKFEEYNIQVTDHVKDKFKSIITDLGEDVSREGIVKTPERAAKAMQFLTQGYHQNPEEILKSAMFKEDYDDMVIVKDIELYSLCEHHMLPFFGKAHIAYIPNGHIVGLSKLPRIVDVFARRLQVQERLTHDILECINNTLKPQGVAVVIEASHMCMMMRGVQKQNSVTTTSGFRGQFEKIETRTEFLRLITADLA
- the msrA gene encoding peptide-methionine (S)-S-oxide reductase MsrA, with the translated sequence MIKNNLNIAVFAGGCFWCTEAVFQRLEGVYRVISGYTGGSIKNPAYREITTGKTGHAEAIMIEYDSETINYNELLEIFFATHDPTTLNRQGADRGTQYRSAIFYNNENQKELAHSMIEKLNSEGVFDNPIVTEVTALGPFYNAEDYHQDYYNQNSKQGYCQFVINPKLSKLQHTFKSKLKKEI
- a CDS encoding DUF5916 domain-containing protein is translated as MNRKLRPILSMLFILYTVILFGQEKKQITAHRISTSPKIDGILDDQVWLDITPSGNFNMWQPGNEGTIPENLRTEVKMAYDDKAVYFAAYLYDDQPDKILKQFSQRDNVFAQADFFNISMNTYNDGINETRFFITSAGTIGDARADQFNEDFSYNVVFDAKISFDEKGWYAEFKIPYNALRFPEIPVQDWSINFFRRLQNRNETHSWNFVDNEVGQRTQYNGIVNGVKDINPPVRLTFFPFVQGLATTSDGETETDFSAGLDVKYGLSDSFTLDATLIPDFGQAAFDEVRLNLGPFEQTFGENRQFFTEGTELFNKGNIFFSRRVGNGPTAYVSDEDLLENEIAEDAPTKVNLLNALKISGRTKGNLGIGFFNAITEKTEVRITDTITGNQRKKVVEPLANYNIFVLDQQFNNNSSISLINTNVTRNGSDFRDANVTGLVWNLANKTNSYRLTGRSIVSQVNLPGDNIGGFRSELDFDRIKGKWRYGFGHDLANTTFDINDLGVNFRNNFNSFRVSTSYQIFEPTKLFNNYRINLFARHRRLYDPSVQTSNSLGVDWFFVTRERFAFGGFTIYDSDTDDYFEPRVDGRFVTFSENLGVNLWVSSDYRKKFAYDIRLFHRNWFEDDQQTYSMNLSPRYRFSDKLLVIWTTDYSIRKRNFGYIDNDDTDVFLGQRDITTIENSLSASYNFDPYKAINLRFRNFWSTADYSENIFYTLNNDGSRTQTDYDTTENDPNTNFNIWNLDLSFSWRFAPGSEATLLYRNQIFNQDELSTINYTDSLDNLFGQPIKHTLSLRVVYFLDINNLKGSFKG